A segment of the Caldivirga sp. genome:
CTTCTGAAGCCATCGTATCCCAGTCAATCCAGCCACTTGGTGCAAGAACCTCAATTGATAACTCAGTACCATTAGGTAAGTACCAGAATCCATTAATTTCCTTAAATCCTAAACTCTGCATGATTTGGGCGGCGCTTGTAGTATTGTATGTGCATGGTATTAGGAATTGTCTAACGCTTAATGGATATATATCAATGGTCTCCGGTGCCACTGGTTGAGGGTAATAGTTAGGGTAATTTAATCCCCATGCTGCAGCAACAGCGCTTCTATTAAATATCATGCATAATGCTTGCCTGAACTTAATAATATTGAATGGATATACATGAGGGTTAAACGTTATACCCCAACCTGATAGGTCTGGCGCAAAGTATGCGCTGAATCCGCTACTATTCAGTAATGCAACTTGTTTAACAGACATTGATCCACCAGCCCATGTAGCCTTATGGGCAACCATTGCTGCCACATATTGACTACCCGTGAAAAATTCCTCAAAGGTTGGATCATAGTAGTTCCATGATGCTAATGGGAAGAGTGTAAGCCATTCGCTTAAAAGACCCTGGGGTTCTAGGGTTATTTTAAGGCTTGATGTGCTAATGTAGGATAAGTAGTAAGGGAATATTCCCCAATACGGTGTATTCATCCTAGTTATATTTGTTGAATATACTAGTGCTTGTGATGAGTTCATCCCCTGAAGCACCTTAACTACAGACTTCCAGATTGGCCATGGAGTAGGTATACTAGCCGTAATGAACAGTATCCATTCTATTGGTGACCAGGTTTGGAATAAAAACTGTATTGTATAATTGTTAATTACCCTTATAGATTCATCAGCGTATTGAGGCTGCATGAAAGGTGCATATGATTGAAATGCCTTATCCTCAATGTAGAAGTATGCGTAAACATCCCATGCTGTGAATGGTATTGTTGCTGAACCATTAAACCAGTATAAGCCATGCCTAAGGTAAATAGTCAAGATACCGGAGCCATTAGGAAGAAGCTGAATACTCCAATTCCTAGCCAAAACAGGGTAAAACTGGTTATTGAATGGGTTATAAAGTGCCAATGGTGCATAGGTCATTATACTCGTCACAGAGTCCGATGCCAGCGTGTTTGGGTAAAATGGATTGTAAATGGGACCCGTTAGTACTAAGGAACCGTAATCAGCCCATATTATTTGAGGCTTCTGAGCCTGCTGGGGTAATGCAATAATCATAGTAACAATTAGTATTGTTAACGATGCCAGTATTATTAGTTTACGTGTGAGTTTCATACCTGTTCCATGACTTGATATATAATACTTGTTTAAGCATTACTTGCAATTTGTTGCACTCACCTACATAATACTCAT
Coding sequences within it:
- a CDS encoding ABC transporter substrate-binding protein translates to MKLTRKLIILASLTILIVTMIIALPQQAQKPQIIWADYGSLVLTGPIYNPFYPNTLASDSVTSIMTYAPLALYNPFNNQFYPVLARNWSIQLLPNGSGILTIYLRHGLYWFNGSATIPFTAWDVYAYFYIEDKAFQSYAPFMQPQYADESIRVINNYTIQFLFQTWSPIEWILFITASIPTPWPIWKSVVKVLQGMNSSQALVYSTNITRMNTPYWGIFPYYLSYISTSSLKITLEPQGLLSEWLTLFPLASWNYYDPTFEEFFTGSQYVAAMVAHKATWAGGSMSVKQVALLNSSGFSAYFAPDLSGWGITFNPHVYPFNIIKFRQALCMIFNRSAVAAAWGLNYPNYYPQPVAPETIDIYPLSVRQFLIPCTYNTTSAAQIMQSLGFKEINGFWYLPNGTELSIEVLAPSGWIDWDTMASEAITQMQAFGLDAKLIAQDAGAYWGTTIPSGQYVAALSWTTAFTPSYYAAWEALSWPWWAFGNAISANVKGSDTWPFQWPNGTCTPVT